From the Nodularia sp. NIES-3585 genome, one window contains:
- a CDS encoding cell division protein SepF yields MNNIFSKLRDFVGLNEQVEYEYYEEEADPDAGNYQNLYQQENPQPAPAEANAQNRRWREPMSTMGDDVAAGSKSTMGNVINMPGAINGISEVLVLEPRTFEEMPQAIQALRERKSVVLNLTIMDPDQAQRAVDFVAGGTYALDGHQERIGESIFLFTPSCVQVSTQGGVIHEVPQTPARPSRPASTPNQAWGNDVNRMVQ; encoded by the coding sequence ATGAACAACATATTTAGTAAACTCCGAGACTTTGTAGGTCTCAATGAGCAAGTGGAATACGAATACTACGAAGAAGAGGCAGATCCAGATGCTGGTAACTACCAAAATCTGTATCAACAAGAAAATCCTCAACCAGCACCAGCAGAAGCCAATGCTCAAAATCGACGCTGGAGGGAACCCATGTCTACAATGGGTGATGATGTAGCCGCAGGATCAAAGTCTACGATGGGGAATGTGATTAATATGCCAGGAGCAATTAACGGGATTTCAGAAGTGTTAGTCCTTGAACCTCGTACATTTGAAGAAATGCCCCAGGCAATTCAAGCACTCAGAGAGCGTAAGTCAGTGGTTTTAAACTTAACCATCATGGACCCAGACCAAGCACAACGGGCAGTTGATTTTGTCGCCGGGGGGACTTACGCACTCGATGGACATCAAGAGCGCATCGGAGAAAGCATCTTTTTGTTTACGCCCAGTTGTGTGCAAGTTAGCACCCAAGGTGGAGTCATTCATGAAGTACCACAAACACCCGCTCGTCCTTCACGTCCCGCAAGCACCCCCAATCAAGCCTGGGGCAACGACGTTAACCGCATGGTGCAGTGA